The Glycine max cultivar Williams 82 chromosome 17, Glycine_max_v4.0, whole genome shotgun sequence genome contains the following window.
atttaaattcttataaaGCAAAACAAGCAAGTGATCTGAAAGATTACCTCTGGGTTATAAAACTTAGTAGGTCCCTTTGCCACCCCATTTTTCTCtggattcaatttatttattggaTGTTTGAAGTTCACTGGTGGACCCTCCGTAGAGCAAAGCATGAATCCAATCACCCCACtggtaaacaaaaacaaagaaacactTGTTACCAAAAGCTTctcttaatatataaaatttagaaaagtaAACATATAGTTAGATAAGAAATGCCTTGCATATGTAGGAACCGTGGTCCAAGCATAGTTAACGGAGCCTTTGAATATCTTCTTGCAATTTGCTATGGTGTCTGCAACCACAAAGTTCTTATGCCACAGGCTGTCTGCTGGAGCAGAGAACACTCCTCCGGGTCGAAGAGCCTTTGCTACTGATTCTAAGAAGCATTCATCAGCAAGAACATCAGCACTATGCCCTGCATCAAATGGAATTTCATCATGTCTCCCTCCCAATTACTCTTTTTCTCACTACACTTGCAATTTTAAATTGGTATTTAACAGAAACAAAGTTTTTCTTACCCATTGCTGGAAAAGCATCCGATATAATGACATCGTAAGTGCCCTCAGGAACAGAATTGATAAACGCAACTCCTGCATGTGTTTGTTAGAAAGTTGGTAACTCGCAACAACTTCTACACAATCatgttttttctctatttctcaGCTAAGCGCCTATCTTGTTACACATTCCTCTTCTATATCTCCTGTTTTTCTTTCATGTGCAGAAACTATCATAAAACTTCGTTGTATAAAGAACATAACTTATTCAAACACGTGTGGTTTGTTATGCAAGTTAAAAGCAAGTGGTTTAACTTTTTACCATCGCTGATATGAACATGCACTCGGGGATCCTCGTAACCAACAGCTATATCCGGGAAAAACTCCGAATAAACCTGTATATGTAAACGCATAAGAAACTCGCATGGTTCCAAGACTATAATTTGAGAGgggttctttttatttataaattcattTCAGTCAAATTTCACTAAGGAATGTTAAGTTAAAGACTTACATCAATGACCATTTGGTCTAGTTCGCATATATCAATATGCTCAACAGAAGAATGGCGTGATATTTCCCTAAGAATTCCACCATCTCCCCCTCCAATAAGCAGCACctgtaaaaaatgtttaaacaaaTTTGGAAGTCACATTAGTCTTTCTTTCTGTGTTATTTCACAAATGCTTCTATTTCCATTAAATAGGTTTTCACTTCGCGTATTAGGAATAGAATGAGTGAAGAGAAAACCTTCTTTGGATCTGGAATGGAACAGAGTGCAAGGTGAGTGAGCATCTCTTGGTAAGCAAATTCATCGTTTTCTGTCAGCTGGATATGCCCATCAAGAATTGCAACCTTGCCTTGTCTAGAAGACTGCACAATTTACATCACTCAGGGATGTcatcaatatttaataataaaataattttgcagaCAGACGTAGATCATCCTACATTTCTTGAACAAATGACAGTATTATAAGAGAAAAAGTACACAAACTACTTCCAATTTGTATTAATGTGATAATATACATGACCAGATACAAGAGATTGTGCCTATATAGTAACCCATTCACTATAGAGACTAAATGATGAATGAAAGGGTTAGGAAAAGttagaataaaatcaaataataacaaaaacatatgaacaaatcaaatgattataaaagtATGGAATATGGTAACAAAGAACAAGGTACCTCAAATACAAGAAGCTCTTGGAATTCTGATTTCCCGTGGAATAGaatcttttctattttatatgtGTGTGCTTCTCCTGTACATTGTTGGtgtgataattaataatacagAATGTTACTACTAGCTATAATATGGTATTAGTTATTGTTGTTACACTTCTTACACCATCCCTTCTTTTCAATTAATGatgtattaaaataatcaccgaccaaaaaaaaagcaccaaatgaaaatctaaaataaagtagatatcatataatataaatatactaaATCAGGAAAGTAATTGACTTGGAAAGAAATAGTTACCTGGCCAGGAAACATCAGCATACCACCCGGGAAACGCAGGATATGTGTCATTAGGTGCTCCATTACTCTCCTCCTTCTTTCCATTAGCAGCTAGTGTTGTTATTACAAGTTTTTTATGATCAAAATTCTCACCCCAAACTTGTGATTTGCTGGGATATAGATAAACAACACTAGTCTCTTTGGCCATGGGACTTATGCTACAATTTGTTTGGGAGATCTAGGAAATTAAAAGCATGCCCCAATGCATCTATCACGCCTTCACCCGGTATCACATATATAGCTAGGAAATGAAAAAGTGGGACATGCCATTAAGGTAGAGTATAAAATTAACTTCATTGTAGTTTTATTCTATTTACTGTGGTTCATGTAAGATTTTAATCTCttagtcatttttattttaaatttaatctttaactttttttactgctacaattaagttatttttctaaatatactatttaaattagatcttttatttaaatttttcacaaattgaagtaattaattgtttatttttttattttaaactcatTAATCAAAACATCTGGTTGGCTCAAGTACTATATGAAGGAATTTGATtcctttcaagtaaaattttAGACTCAAGGTTtatgaattaataaaatagaCACTAGGATTCACCTGCTTAGTTTAAGAATCCTTATCCTTATCCGTATCCTTATCCTAAGAATACACAACTGCCTTTGCTTTGCTGTATAAGAAACCTTATCTTTTCCTTTGCTCCATTCCTCATAAGCGATATTATCACATATCCAATGATTAAATTCACCAAAGATCTAAACCTTAAACAACAACAACTGATTGAAAATTTCTAAAGATTATGAACGAAGAAGAACGGATTTTAGACTGGCTGTTGAAAGTTGTCGATATTTGGCTAAATGGCTAAAGCTATTATGAAGATGATTGCTAGAGGAGCAGCCATATAGCACGACAGCACGTTGGTGTGattgagataaaaaaagagagagagagaataaaaaacaagaaaaggaattgttggctggaaataaaaaaaaaaatgagatgggAATGAATCACATCTGAAAAGGACCCCAGATTGAGTGGGTTTGTGATAATCGTATATTTGGAAGCACTAGTTTGTcactttctgtttttttttttatgcaatcACTTCCAGTTTTAAACTAATTGGGATTCCTCTCTTCATCTAACCTGCAATGAGTGAAAGGAAAAGAATTTCAAGAACGAGGCAAAAGTTCGGAGAAAAACGCAGAGTGAGCATAATGGACTTGCGCCGCAACGCCCCGGTCGCCCATATGTTAGCAGTCGCAACTCCGCGGCCACCGATCTGTTAGCTGTCGCAACGCCGCACCCACAATCACCTTCCCATGTTCTCGACATGACTCTCTTGCACACAATCAACGACCATCGCGGAATCTAGTTTTGGCTTCTTGATCCTAAATATTGTACTGTTGTTGTTAGTTTGTGATGTTGATGCTGGGATTTTTGGAATTTCTGCTTCGATTACAGGTTTGGTGATGGTGATGCTGAGATTTGATGAGCGTTTGCAAATCGAGGAGAGGATCTGAAAAGGGAGAGCAATGAGAGGAGAAAAATAATTGTGGGGGTTTCTAGCCGCCATAATTTGTTTAATATGTTTCTACCGCTTCCCGCatagttaatttttgttaaaaaagactaaaagtgAAAACGTTCAGGATAAAAAATATGGTTATtcttttctaatataatttatactatacttaaatcaattgaaatttaaattctaaatcacttaaaagataaaaattattgcTAGTTATGTCAAATGTTAATTCTGGCCAACACTCGCCGAAAGCGATGTTCAACTAatctttttcctttccttttttatgacTATTTGtcttcttttactatttttaggGCGGGAAAGATGTTTCATTTCCCCGGGAAAAATGGTATAACCCTATGATTTGATAATTTGTGGATGAATGATTGGAGGCATATTAAATATATTggtaggaaataaaaaaagtaggttctgaatttattattagtaattaatgaATTCCGTCGACtcggaattattttttatttgaatttgttttattatttttattttatttacacatttttaattaatttaaatattgtgTAACGTACATTATTGGAATTGGTGACCACGTTcgttaataatgaaaaaattgaatggaagaaacaaaatattaaaaaaaatattggtaacAAAAAGTATGATATGACcgagatatttttatttttgagcagGTATTTAAAACGTGTGAGGCAGGACTCTGCATGCCGACAGGCTTGTGTCACATGACTTGATAAACATGTCATTGAttggtaataataataaattctgaccagataataaaataatacttacttttttttatttcttataattatttttattatgtctccaaccattcttcttatttctcttcCCTCCCTCTGTTCCCATACACATACACGGCCAAGTTTGCCCACACATACTTACTAATGCTACTAACTAAATTacctaatttctttaattatactcgtatcaaaattaaaaaattgatatggatggttgatttttttccccatatataaaattatttactcatCATAACTGTGGTTCAGTGTATAAACTCATCGAATACCCTTTCATGGAgactaatagttatttttattacatttaaaattaGTCATCAATGACATGATTCACgaacttcttaattttttttactataacgACAATAAGATTAGAATCTAATGTCTTGTGTAAATTACTTCAAGTCTGTTACTAGACTGTCCAGTGGTTTGTTAgttaagattttttcaaaatatataaataaacttttCCGTGAATATTCACGCACacacacaaaagaaaaagaaaatagctATATACACTCTGACAGTGAAAAGCAAATTTATATCATCTTTCAATCATAATTCATTAGGTaagttaagtttttttatgataattattttaaaaattatgctaataataatttataattaaataataatataaaactgtTTTACATAATAATTGGAACAAtgtttatcaaaaaataataaaataaataaataagaataagaattaggtcattaattttttcattatataaagaaacttttaatttcaatgtagttttatacaaattatttgtttcttttttttttatgctcaAAATTCCTAACAGAGTTACAAGCAGAACTCTAAAGAATATCAGAAACACCACTATTACTAACAAAGAACACTTGATTAATTACATcgaaataaagataaagaatgAGTTACTCagacatgaaaattaaaattaatatatgtaaaattctTAAAGGACTAATTTTGGAGTTAATTTggattattttatgaaattcaagtctatttttatatttttatttgtgaattaCCTGTGTTTGATGGATTAATGTCCCAATGCCAAATTATTTGCGATTTACATTCAGGagtatttgtttgttattttttgtttttacttctcTATCATTTGGggtttttgattgattttaaagggttgaattattttatttttgttgttgtctcgtgaccttttttaatttttgtggcCGTGATTGCATAGAATTTTGTGGTATTTTTGTTAGAAACATGATGTTGTTGTACATAGGTACACGCTAATTGCTGCATATTCAGATACGGAAGCTTTTCTAATTGCACATGGTCCTTTCTACACGCgtataaatgattttatatatatatatatatatatatatatatatatattaaaataaatattttaaaaaaataataaattaaataatgttatgaaattattgtttgataataattatttttgctacacttcaatttaattattatagggactctttttaattgaaaataatatagtttgattatatatatatatgggtttTGTgtcatgtaaatattattactgtctgatgtgtatatgattcatgagacatgataaattgttatatcaAAACTATGAAATGATGATTAAGATCGTgtataattgataaattatgTACGTAATGAATTATGAGTTATGAACTTTGCAgtcacacaactgtaagaccctttcaAGGAGACGAGTTAATACACGACGAGTTTGTGATGGGTTTCATTATGGAAACTCAACGAGTTTAATTACTGGAGGCGCGATAGGTTAAAacgattttgaaaataattgaaattttgaaaaaaacaattgaataattgtgtgtattgcataattTATAGGTAGagtttgtgtgctaaaatattttctgttaAATACCAGAGTATGCTTATGCGTAAATGTAAAGTATGCTCATACCTTTAATTACATCATTTCACCAAAGTATTATTGGCAGTTCTTCCATTAATGACTTCGTCCAAGAAGAACAACCTATTGTTCCTAATGAACAATTTCAATCACAAGAAAATGGATAAGTACGCCAACAATCAGCAAGAAACAAGAAACTTTCCAGATGTAAAGCTGGTGGACACAGACGACATTAATTGCCCTTGTTAATTATGTCCTGTTATGATGATTGTCAATTTTTCCTTGTTAATTGATTGAACACTTAACAATGCATTAACTGACTAAACACTCCATTTTTTTATACGAATTGATTGAACATTCATTTCTTCGAGACAGTTTGACCCCACGTTCTTTTTCCCCATATGGTTTAACCTCATATTGCTTGTTTCTAAACGATGTGACTGGACAATGCTTTCTACGAGACGATTTGACttaacactatttttttaaaattgtgcaAACCAAACGTAATTAATTAAGACTCAATCTAAACTGTTTATATTATCGGTGTGATCTCAGCCGTTAGTATGAGTCACAAGAGAACACTTGATCACTTAATATATATAGTAGTAGGGGTCAGATGCAACTCAACACCATAGTTTGATATTCACCCTATTGCTTAAACCATGGAGAGTGTATCCACTATTGTGTATTGCGATGGTGACATGATTCCATCATATGAAGGGATAACATATAAATGACCTAGTGATCCTAAATTCATTACAATAAGTGAGGACATGTGGTTTGCTGCCTTgaggaaaatatatttttatggcaACAGAGGTTgtagaattttaataaatatttttcacggTCAACTAATCTACGTAGGTGATGTCTGCGTTGAATACAATTGCATAGAGCTCAAATGGAACAACGATGTGGGAAAAATGTTTTTCGTTTATTTAGAATTTAGCACCAAAGGTTCGATTGTGTTGAATGAAACTTTTGAACGTTCTCCAAATGAAACATTGCCCTATTGCACAAACCAAGGAAACCAAGAACGACTAATGAGATAATTGCTCTGATACATGATGAATTTGTGTAGTAATTGTGCAAAGTACTTGTTATTACTTTTTTAGAATAAACTTGCAATTTATCATTGAAAttctattgttattttt
Protein-coding sequences here:
- the LOC100792085 gene encoding spermidine synthase-like isoform X1 → MAKETSVVYLYPSKSQVWGENFDHKKLVITTLAANGKKEESNGAPNDTYPAFPGWYADVSWPGEAHTYKIEKILFHGKSEFQELLVFESSRQGKVAILDGHIQLTENDEFAYQEMLTHLALCSIPDPKKVLLIGGGDGGILREISRHSSVEHIDICELDQMVIDVYSEFFPDIAVGYEDPRVHVHISDGVAFINSVPEGTYDVIISDAFPAMGHSADVLADECFLESVAKALRPGGVFSAPADSLWHKNFVVADTIANCKKIFKGSVNYAWTTVPTYASGVIGFMLCSTEGPPVNFKHPINKLNPEKNGVAKGPTKFYNPEIHAAAFCLPSFVDKVD